Proteins encoded by one window of Cylindrospermum stagnale PCC 7417:
- a CDS encoding NAD-dependent epimerase/dehydratase family protein: MAKYIVTGAAGFIGSHLVETLLKQGEEVIGVDEFNDYYDPFLKRKNIAYLHSSPNFKLIEADIRFLDWQTLLKDVDVIYHQAAQAGVRASWGQGFCAYTERNINATQVLLEAAKDAKHLKRLVFASTSSVYGDAETLPTYEQICPKPISPYGITKLAAERLCGLYYKNFGVPFVALRYFTVYGPRQRPDMAFHKFFKSVLQDEAILIYGDGLQTRDFTFIKDAVAANLAAATVPEAVGEIFNIGGGSRVVLTEVLNTMEEIIGKPITRNHIEKAMGDARHTAADVSKAQKILGYKPQVSLKEGLTQEWQWIKSLYARI; encoded by the coding sequence ATGGCTAAATATATCGTAACCGGAGCCGCAGGATTTATTGGTTCTCACTTGGTAGAAACTTTATTGAAACAAGGAGAAGAAGTAATCGGGGTTGATGAATTTAATGATTACTACGACCCTTTTTTGAAGCGCAAAAATATTGCATACTTGCACTCGTCACCCAACTTTAAATTAATTGAGGCAGATATTCGATTTCTAGACTGGCAGACATTGCTAAAAGATGTTGATGTGATTTATCATCAGGCGGCACAAGCAGGAGTAAGAGCAAGTTGGGGTCAAGGTTTCTGCGCCTATACTGAACGTAATATTAACGCTACGCAAGTTTTGTTGGAAGCAGCAAAGGATGCCAAACATCTAAAAAGGCTAGTCTTTGCCTCTACCTCTAGCGTCTATGGTGATGCCGAAACATTACCCACCTACGAACAGATATGTCCTAAACCGATTTCACCTTATGGCATTACCAAGCTAGCCGCTGAACGATTGTGTGGACTGTATTATAAAAACTTTGGTGTGCCGTTTGTGGCGTTACGCTATTTCACCGTTTATGGTCCCAGACAGCGACCAGATATGGCATTTCATAAATTTTTCAAATCTGTTTTGCAGGATGAGGCGATTCTCATTTACGGTGATGGACTGCAAACTCGGGACTTTACCTTTATTAAGGATGCTGTCGCGGCCAATTTAGCAGCCGCCACCGTTCCTGAAGCAGTGGGTGAAATCTTCAACATTGGCGGTGGTAGCAGAGTGGTGTTAACAGAAGTTTTAAACACAATGGAAGAAATTATTGGCAAACCCATCACAAGAAACCACATTGAAAAAGCGATGGGAGACGCACGTCACACCGCCGCTGATGTGTCTAAGGCGCAGAAAATATTGGGATATAAGCCACAAGTTTCTCTCAAGGAAGGTTTAACACAAGAATGGCAGTGGATAAAGTCTTTGTATGCAAGGATTTAA
- a CDS encoding sugar transferase: protein MKKSSIFIKSVLDKVVAAIALVALSPLLLGVAIAIYFCMGSPVIFTQSRPGKNAHIFKFYKFRTMTDKRDSKGNLLPDEKRLTSLGEFLRKTSLDELPQLWNVLKDDMSFVGPRPLLVTYLNRYTPEQARRHEVKPGITGLTQINGRNSLGWEEKFKLDVWYVDNWSLWLDLKIIFLTFFKVLKQEGINQEGYATAEEFIGILKK from the coding sequence ATGAAAAAATCTAGTATATTCATCAAGTCAGTATTAGATAAAGTTGTGGCAGCAATTGCCTTAGTTGCTCTTTCTCCTCTACTACTAGGTGTGGCGATCGCTATTTATTTCTGCATGGGTAGTCCAGTTATTTTCACTCAATCTCGCCCTGGTAAAAATGCTCATATTTTTAAGTTTTATAAGTTTCGCACTATGACGGATAAACGTGATAGCAAAGGCAATCTTCTCCCTGATGAAAAACGACTCACGTCTTTAGGTGAATTTCTCCGTAAAACAAGTTTAGACGAACTTCCTCAACTGTGGAATGTTCTTAAAGATGACATGAGTTTCGTTGGACCTCGCCCTTTATTAGTAACTTATCTCAACCGCTACACCCCTGAACAAGCAAGACGCCATGAAGTAAAACCAGGTATCACAGGTTTGACTCAAATAAACGGTCGCAATTCTTTGGGATGGGAAGAAAAATTTAAACTAGATGTTTGGTATGTTGACAATTGGAGTTTATGGCTGGATTTAAAAATTATTTTTCTGACGTTTTTTAAAGTATTGAAACAAGAAGGAATTAATCAAGAAGGCTATGCTACAGCGGAAGAATTCATAGGAATACTTAAAAAGTAA
- a CDS encoding DUF4091 domain-containing protein has translation MQGFKLTSQIIIWTVLALATFSCALGVAKQSSSNGPAIWVAQSLERIAQSQNPGSSSSVKLYAARGEYESFQIGIKSLQGGLTNVNVSVSDLSGLNNQVIPKSNITLYREHYVRVVNSSPKENRSSNPPLQPGWYADGLIPFVNPETKAELSGAKLDAVPFKLDAGSNQPIWVDVFVPNNAKPGLYKGTFTVGSNQGNFTGEISLKVWNFELPLKPSLKSSFLVWEARSKSTFVELLKHKIMPVGNINPADERELIDKWGLSSVRLPFWSGANNRTCRMNLAPSVEEIKASAAKHQSDLFLYVYSVDEIDNCQNLNQAIKQWLRNVKQAGVANLVVMTPVSELYDHNFFAGSPGVDVWVVSPPMYYQAGSSVSDVLKNKGKVWFYTALVPDDYSPKWQVDFEPINFRIPHGFINQSLGLTGALYWRVDFWTDDPWNNVETLFQDGNHYPGEGMLVYPGQQVGIEGVVPSMRLKWLRDGVEDYEYIQILKELGRGDWALEVSRKVGRDWKDWTRDPQALELARRQMGEEIERISTQ, from the coding sequence ATGCAAGGATTTAAATTAACTTCACAAATTATCATCTGGACGGTGCTTGCCTTAGCAACTTTTTCATGCGCTTTGGGAGTAGCAAAACAATCCTCCTCAAATGGTCCAGCCATCTGGGTAGCCCAAAGTTTGGAAAGGATAGCACAAAGTCAGAATCCCGGTTCTTCTAGCAGCGTCAAACTTTACGCAGCCCGTGGAGAATATGAATCGTTTCAGATAGGAATAAAATCACTCCAAGGTGGTCTGACAAATGTAAATGTATCTGTCTCAGATTTGTCTGGATTAAACAATCAGGTAATTCCCAAATCAAATATTACCCTCTACAGAGAACATTACGTTCGTGTCGTTAATTCCAGCCCAAAAGAAAACAGAAGTTCCAACCCGCCGTTACAACCTGGATGGTATGCTGATGGGCTGATTCCATTTGTTAATCCCGAAACAAAAGCGGAGCTTTCCGGGGCTAAGTTAGACGCAGTGCCGTTTAAACTTGATGCTGGAAGTAACCAGCCAATTTGGGTAGATGTGTTTGTCCCCAACAATGCTAAACCAGGGTTATACAAAGGTACATTCACTGTTGGAAGCAACCAAGGCAATTTCACAGGTGAAATTTCTCTAAAGGTTTGGAATTTTGAATTACCGCTTAAACCGTCGTTAAAGTCTTCTTTTTTGGTCTGGGAAGCAAGAAGTAAAAGTACCTTTGTGGAGCTTCTCAAACACAAAATAATGCCAGTAGGAAATATCAATCCAGCGGATGAGCGCGAACTGATTGATAAATGGGGGTTAAGTTCGGTCAGGCTACCTTTTTGGAGTGGAGCAAACAACCGTACTTGTCGGATGAATCTAGCTCCTTCTGTTGAAGAAATCAAAGCCTCTGCTGCCAAACATCAATCAGACCTATTTCTGTATGTGTATTCAGTAGACGAAATAGATAATTGTCAGAATCTTAACCAAGCAATTAAACAATGGCTGCGTAATGTTAAACAGGCTGGAGTGGCAAATCTGGTTGTGATGACTCCAGTATCTGAACTTTATGATCATAATTTTTTTGCTGGCAGTCCTGGTGTAGATGTTTGGGTAGTATCGCCACCGATGTATTATCAGGCTGGCAGCAGCGTTTCCGATGTGCTGAAAAATAAAGGTAAAGTTTGGTTTTATACTGCCTTAGTACCAGATGATTATTCCCCTAAATGGCAGGTAGATTTTGAGCCAATCAACTTTAGGATTCCCCATGGTTTTATCAATCAAAGTCTGGGACTAACGGGGGCTTTATACTGGCGGGTTGATTTTTGGACAGATGACCCTTGGAACAATGTGGAAACTTTGTTTCAAGATGGTAATCATTACCCTGGAGAAGGAATGTTAGTCTACCCCGGTCAACAGGTAGGCATTGAAGGAGTCGTTCCATCCATGAGGTTGAAATGGCTAAGGGACGGAGTGGAAGACTATGAGTACATACAGATACTTAAAGAACTGGGACGCGGAGATTGGGCGCTGGAAGTAAGTAGAAAGGTTGGTCGTGACTGGAAGGATTGGACGCGAGATCCACAAGCGCTGGAATTAGCACGGCGGCAGATGGGAGAAGAGATAGAGAGAATTTCTACACAATGA
- a CDS encoding glycosyltransferase family 4 protein, whose amino-acid sequence MNKILMVATIPDTLRGFLLPFARHFHAQGWRVDAMACGVSTCIDCVQEFDRVWDVKWSRNPLDPRNLVVAPQIIQEVVQREKYNIVHVHTPVAAFVTRYALKDLRKQLNTKVIYTAHGFHFHSGGQPLKNALFLAMEKLAGYWNDYLVVINRDDEEAAKRYRLILPKRIRYMPGIGVDLDFYHPDAISKAEVERVRQELGLALGTPLLLSVAELIPRKRPQDILKAFAHLARSEVCLAFAGDGPLMQEMQQLASQLGVQHQVRFLGNRQDIPTLMRVAVATVLASQQEGLPRSIMESMSLETPVIGTEIRGTRDLLADGCGLLLKVGDVEALAGAMDWILYHPQEAKMMGKRGREQMVDYDLRHIIKLHEALYAEATSTRCLVFQ is encoded by the coding sequence ATGAACAAAATTTTAATGGTAGCTACGATTCCTGATACTTTACGCGGCTTTCTCCTGCCTTTTGCCCGCCACTTTCATGCTCAAGGTTGGCGTGTGGATGCAATGGCTTGTGGCGTTTCAACTTGTATAGATTGTGTGCAGGAGTTTGATCGCGTTTGGGATGTAAAGTGGTCACGCAACCCCCTAGACCCACGCAATCTAGTAGTTGCTCCGCAGATTATCCAAGAGGTGGTGCAGCGAGAGAAATATAATATAGTTCATGTCCACACGCCAGTTGCTGCTTTTGTGACCCGATACGCCCTTAAGGATTTAAGAAAGCAGCTTAATACTAAAGTAATCTATACTGCTCACGGTTTTCACTTCCATTCTGGTGGCCAACCATTAAAAAATGCTTTGTTCTTGGCAATGGAGAAGTTGGCAGGGTATTGGAATGACTATTTAGTAGTGATTAATCGTGATGATGAGGAAGCAGCGAAACGCTATAGGCTGATTTTACCTAAACGTATCCGCTATATGCCGGGAATTGGGGTGGATTTAGACTTTTATCACCCTGATGCTATTTCAAAAGCAGAAGTTGAGCGGGTGCGTCAGGAATTGGGTTTAGCACTGGGAACTCCACTATTGTTATCAGTAGCAGAGTTAATTCCCCGTAAGCGACCTCAAGATATTTTAAAGGCATTTGCTCACTTAGCTCGGTCTGAAGTCTGCTTGGCTTTTGCTGGGGATGGACCGCTGATGCAAGAAATGCAGCAGTTAGCGTCCCAACTGGGAGTGCAACATCAGGTTCGATTTTTGGGGAATCGGCAGGATATTCCGACTTTAATGCGTGTGGCGGTAGCTACTGTGCTTGCTTCTCAACAAGAGGGACTTCCTAGGAGTATCATGGAGTCTATGTCCCTGGAAACTCCTGTAATTGGCACAGAAATTAGGGGAACTAGGGACTTGCTAGCGGACGGTTGTGGTCTTCTCCTGAAAGTGGGTGATGTAGAGGCACTTGCAGGGGCAATGGACTGGATACTATATCATCCCCAAGAAGCTAAAATGATGGGAAAGCGTGGGCGGGAACAGATGGTCGATTATGACCTACGCCACATTATCAAGCTACACGAAGCTTTGTATGCTGAGGCTACATCTACAAGATGTTTAGTGTTTCAATGA
- a CDS encoding glycosyltransferase family 4 protein: MNKRFVIAHVITGLSKAGAEMMLYNLLSKTNRDIFNPLVISLMDRDVLGERIESLGIPVYTIGMKPGEFPTPAVVWRLIKTINQHKPDLIQGWMYHANIAAWIANILSFQKVPVIWNIHHSINGLSSEKRMSQAIIKFGRVISKYTNQVVYVSQNSKAEHESLGYCSENSCVIPNGFDTSIFKPSDEARLRFRFEIGLPSDAFLIGLICRFHPMKDHHNFLQAARLLQKHYPDIHFILVGQNVDNNNKVLQQLLQKLKISHINLLGERSDIPIITAALDIACSSSAYGEAFPMIAGEAMSCCVPCVMTDVGDTSWAVGNTGKIVPPRNPEALANAWKELIMMGEEERKALGKAARARVIECFSLESVVDKFENLHESLLSKKYKTTGDYRPFTRRTSA; the protein is encoded by the coding sequence ATGAACAAAAGATTCGTTATAGCTCATGTTATCACTGGACTCAGCAAAGCTGGGGCTGAAATGATGCTTTATAATCTCTTATCTAAAACTAATCGAGACATTTTTAACCCGCTTGTGATTTCGCTTATGGATCGTGATGTGTTGGGTGAACGAATAGAATCATTAGGTATTCCCGTCTATACAATTGGTATGAAACCAGGAGAATTTCCCACACCTGCGGTGGTTTGGCGATTGATTAAAACCATAAATCAGCATAAGCCTGATTTAATTCAAGGGTGGATGTATCATGCCAATATAGCAGCATGGATAGCGAATATTTTGTCCTTCCAGAAAGTTCCTGTTATTTGGAATATTCACCATTCAATTAATGGATTATCTTCTGAGAAAAGGATGAGTCAGGCTATTATTAAATTTGGTAGGGTCATTTCTAAATATACCAATCAAGTTGTTTATGTATCTCAAAATAGTAAAGCAGAACATGAATCTTTGGGATATTGCTCTGAAAATTCTTGTGTAATTCCCAATGGTTTCGATACTTCAATATTTAAACCTTCAGATGAAGCCAGATTAAGATTTCGCTTCGAGATTGGTCTACCTTCAGATGCTTTTTTGATTGGACTTATCTGCCGCTTCCATCCAATGAAAGACCATCATAATTTTCTGCAAGCGGCTAGATTGTTGCAAAAACACTATCCGGATATTCATTTTATTTTAGTTGGACAAAATGTTGATAATAATAATAAAGTTTTACAGCAATTGCTTCAAAAGCTAAAAATTTCTCATATTAACTTACTAGGAGAGCGTAGTGATATACCTATCATTACTGCTGCTTTAGACATTGCTTGTTCTTCTTCTGCCTATGGAGAAGCATTTCCTATGATTGCCGGAGAAGCAATGTCCTGTTGCGTACCTTGTGTGATGACAGATGTTGGTGATACTAGCTGGGCTGTTGGCAATACAGGTAAAATTGTGCCTCCACGGAATCCAGAGGCATTGGCTAATGCTTGGAAAGAGTTGATTATGATGGGTGAAGAGGAAAGAAAAGCTTTAGGGAAAGCAGCAAGAGCCAGAGTTATTGAATGTTTTTCTTTAGAGTCTGTGGTAGATAAATTTGAGAATTTGCATGAAAGTCTACTCAGCAAAAAATATAAGACAACTGGCGATTATAGACCTTTCACCAGAAGGACATCAGCTTAA
- a CDS encoding ATP-grasp domain-containing protein, producing MKTKQPAILIPDSCNNPLAYYVIRCLKEANSKFKINVIVSANQESNEKEWLVFYKYSAYIDQLFFSENLMNSVEYLDEVVQIIENKEIDIILPASEDGFKFVAKFRKKLSTFCKVIALPSNDALDTAFDKWKLHIFLKKNNIPTPETYLLKEIEQISKINWPVLIKPIDGSGGENIQKFDTLAPEIFQVILNHPSEVYIVQEYIHGYDMGCSVLCQDGQVLAYTIQQQLGLTEGFAPKIDKLKFVHDSAVIDIVTKTMNALKWSGVANLDLRYNSKTEEINIIEINPRFWQSLMGSLSVSVNFPYLLYLLSNGISFEYILYQEKYYAKFHRFIKDALNGSLEYSLSNTNIRYFLSDINALIYLLFYKIVKTRLFQKIINIFFDKLKNYKLLNDKRAPNFLKTKF from the coding sequence ATGAAAACTAAACAACCAGCTATTTTAATTCCTGATTCCTGCAACAATCCTCTTGCTTACTATGTCATACGATGTTTAAAAGAAGCTAATAGTAAATTTAAAATAAACGTGATTGTCTCTGCGAACCAAGAATCTAATGAAAAAGAATGGCTGGTTTTTTATAAGTATTCGGCATATATTGATCAGTTATTTTTTTCAGAAAATCTGATGAATTCAGTAGAATATTTAGATGAGGTAGTTCAGATAATAGAAAATAAAGAAATAGATATTATTCTTCCTGCTTCGGAAGATGGCTTCAAGTTTGTTGCCAAATTTAGAAAAAAGTTATCAACCTTTTGTAAAGTAATAGCATTACCAAGTAATGATGCCTTGGATACAGCTTTTGATAAGTGGAAGTTACACATCTTTCTGAAAAAGAATAACATTCCAACGCCAGAAACATATTTACTTAAAGAAATTGAGCAAATTAGCAAAATTAATTGGCCTGTATTAATCAAACCAATAGATGGATCTGGTGGAGAAAATATACAGAAGTTTGACACTTTAGCACCAGAAATTTTTCAGGTTATCCTTAATCATCCTAGCGAGGTATATATTGTTCAGGAATATATACATGGCTACGATATGGGTTGTAGCGTTCTTTGTCAGGATGGGCAAGTTCTTGCTTACACAATACAGCAGCAATTAGGATTAACAGAAGGTTTTGCTCCCAAAATTGATAAATTAAAGTTTGTCCATGACTCTGCTGTGATTGATATAGTTACAAAAACCATGAATGCACTCAAATGGAGTGGGGTTGCTAATCTAGACCTGAGATATAATTCCAAAACTGAAGAAATTAATATTATTGAAATTAATCCAAGATTTTGGCAATCTCTGATGGGTTCTCTCTCAGTCAGTGTAAATTTTCCCTATCTTCTATATTTATTGTCAAATGGTATCAGCTTTGAGTATATTTTATATCAAGAAAAGTACTATGCTAAATTCCACAGGTTCATTAAAGATGCTTTAAATGGCTCTTTAGAATATAGTTTGTCTAATACGAATATCAGATATTTTTTATCAGATATAAATGCTTTAATATATCTTTTATTTTATAAAATTGTTAAAACAAGGTTATTTCAAAAAATAATAAATATTTTTTTCGACAAGCTCAAAAATTACAAACTGTTAAATGACAAGCGAGCGCCGAATTTTTTAAAGACAAAATTTTGA
- a CDS encoding glycosyltransferase, translating into MLSKKVIIYFVTDIPIQQLKMNQNSLTTVRNLLNLSTYCLNMKKKIVFLIRDLEYGGAQRQLVTLVKELDKKKFEITLLHFYGGGPLVKDLKDTSINVISLEKRGRWDILGFFSRLIRSLKEIEPDLLHTYMGESNLVAIFLKPFLPSIRIIWGIRISQSPGDAFDWLGNIIGKLENLLSYLVDLIIINSHAGKEDYVSSGFPAEKMVVISNGINTERFQPDREAGRKVRAKWGISEQEILIGLVGRLYPQKDHPNFLQTAALLCKEYQNVRFVCVGTGPDKSYIQQLYQLTEELGLSEKVIWAGAHEDMCAVYNALDLAVSASAFGEGFGNVIGEAMACSVTCVVTNVGDSAWIVGDTGIVVPPQNPEALAAGCRQLIALSLPEKLVLQEEARRKILEYFSVRNLVETTQLYCLKILSI; encoded by the coding sequence ATGTTATCTAAAAAGGTAATCATTTATTTTGTGACAGATATACCAATACAACAGTTAAAAATGAACCAAAATAGCTTGACTACAGTGCGAAATTTATTGAATTTAAGTACCTATTGTTTAAATATGAAAAAAAAGATTGTCTTCCTCATTCGTGACCTAGAATATGGCGGTGCTCAAAGACAATTAGTGACGCTAGTAAAAGAGTTAGATAAAAAAAAGTTTGAAATAACACTTTTACACTTTTATGGTGGTGGTCCCTTAGTAAAGGATCTAAAAGATACTAGCATTAATGTTATTTCTTTAGAAAAACGAGGACGTTGGGATATACTCGGCTTTTTTTCACGTCTTATTCGGTCTTTGAAAGAGATAGAGCCTGATTTGCTGCATACATATATGGGAGAATCAAATCTAGTGGCTATATTTTTAAAGCCATTTTTACCATCAATTAGGATAATTTGGGGAATACGTATATCCCAATCTCCTGGAGATGCTTTTGATTGGCTGGGGAATATAATTGGGAAATTAGAGAACCTTTTATCCTATCTTGTTGACTTAATAATTATCAATTCTCATGCAGGTAAAGAAGATTATGTGAGTAGTGGATTTCCTGCTGAAAAGATGGTCGTAATTTCCAATGGCATTAATACCGAACGTTTTCAGCCTGACCGAGAAGCTGGTAGAAAAGTCAGAGCTAAATGGGGAATTTCAGAGCAAGAGATTTTGATTGGGTTGGTAGGGAGATTATACCCTCAAAAAGATCATCCCAACTTCCTCCAGACGGCAGCATTACTCTGCAAAGAGTACCAAAATGTGCGCTTTGTCTGTGTGGGTACTGGACCTGACAAGAGCTATATTCAACAACTGTATCAACTAACTGAAGAACTGGGTCTCTCAGAGAAAGTTATCTGGGCGGGAGCACATGAAGATATGTGTGCAGTATACAATGCTCTGGATCTTGCTGTGTCTGCTTCTGCTTTTGGGGAAGGCTTTGGGAATGTGATTGGTGAAGCAATGGCTTGTAGTGTAACTTGTGTGGTTACGAATGTAGGAGATTCTGCTTGGATTGTTGGTGATACAGGCATAGTTGTACCACCTCAAAATCCAGAGGCTTTAGCGGCAGGATGTAGACAGTTAATCGCTTTATCTCTTCCAGAAAAACTTGTTTTACAAGAAGAGGCAAGAAGAAAAATACTTGAGTATTTTAGTGTAAGAAATCTGGTGGAAACCACCCAATTATATTGCTTAAAAATATTGAGCATATAA
- a CDS encoding glycosyltransferase, with amino-acid sequence MNRQPIAFFIPTLAGGGAERVVINLLKGMLERDIPLDLVLVSATGLYLSQMPKQVRLFDLKSGRVLKAILPLSQYLRQNKPRGLISHISHANVVALLARDLARTNTPLIVVEHNNLSAFKSNLTRAKFLPPFMKWLYPHVEAIVGVSQGVVDDLEILFGFGKEKVSLIYNPVIDNELIAKAKAPLVHPWFQKGSPLVFLAVGRLTEQKDFLTLIKAFAILRKQVVARLVILGEGELRTELEATINALGITKDVSLPGFVENPYAYMSNASAFVLSSRWEGLPTVLIEAMACGCPVIATDCPSGPKEILEDGKYGSLVPMGDAESLSRAMLQILETSVNRDILVQRAMHFSREESVSKYLDLLVDR; translated from the coding sequence ATGAATAGACAACCTATCGCTTTTTTTATTCCCACTCTCGCTGGTGGTGGTGCAGAACGAGTAGTAATTAATTTACTCAAAGGTATGCTAGAACGAGATATCCCTTTGGATCTAGTTTTGGTGAGTGCAACAGGACTTTATTTAAGCCAAATGCCAAAGCAAGTACGTTTATTTGACCTGAAATCAGGACGAGTGCTAAAGGCTATATTGCCTTTGTCTCAATATTTGAGACAAAACAAACCACGAGGACTCATATCACACATATCTCATGCAAACGTAGTGGCATTGTTAGCAAGAGATTTAGCTCGCACGAATACTCCATTGATAGTAGTGGAACACAATAATTTATCAGCCTTTAAATCTAATTTAACAAGGGCTAAGTTCCTTCCACCGTTCATGAAATGGCTATATCCGCATGTAGAAGCTATTGTGGGAGTTTCTCAAGGTGTCGTAGATGACCTAGAAATTCTATTCGGTTTTGGAAAAGAAAAGGTCAGTTTGATCTACAATCCAGTTATCGATAACGAGTTAATTGCCAAAGCCAAAGCTCCTTTAGTTCATCCCTGGTTTCAAAAAGGATCTCCTCTTGTTTTTTTGGCTGTGGGACGATTGACAGAACAAAAGGATTTTTTAACTCTAATCAAAGCTTTTGCAATTTTAAGAAAACAGGTTGTAGCTCGTTTAGTAATTTTAGGGGAAGGAGAGTTAAGGACTGAATTAGAGGCAACAATCAATGCATTAGGTATCACTAAAGATGTTTCTCTCCCTGGTTTTGTAGAAAATCCCTATGCATATATGAGTAATGCTAGCGCTTTTGTACTATCATCCCGCTGGGAAGGTTTGCCAACTGTATTGATTGAAGCTATGGCTTGTGGTTGTCCTGTAATTGCTACAGATTGCCCTAGCGGTCCAAAAGAAATATTAGAAGATGGCAAGTATGGATCTTTGGTACCAATGGGGGATGCAGAGAGTCTGTCTAGAGCTATGTTACAAATACTGGAGACTTCGGTGAATCGGGATATTTTAGTACAACGGGCAATGCATTTTTCTCGTGAGGAATCAGTTTCTAAATATCTGGATCTGTTAGTTGATAGATGA
- a CDS encoding phytanoyl-CoA dioxygenase family protein, producing MVNLYTPRLNQEQIALLPTDKDVTFYEEHGWYISKKVIPDEMIDAAILASEKFYRGERDVKLPYSTGYSNWKPGDGDAIRNNEFVSLQNNVLRQFALQPIIGAIAARLTRSKSIRLFEDQLVYKAPHGEDGKGVVGWHTDHAYCSTCTSNKLLAAWIPFHDCDKSRAPLVVIDGSHKWSGNEHLRCFNQQNLKEIEQKFSQIGQRIVEVPMTLKKGQISFHHCKTIHGSYHNYSDSFRLAIAVHLQDDDNCYQVFWNPQGKRIHHFLDSICHKLPNGDPDYSDLEIFPVLWSAEDR from the coding sequence ATGGTAAACCTTTACACTCCACGTCTGAATCAAGAACAAATAGCACTGTTGCCTACTGATAAAGATGTTACTTTTTACGAAGAGCATGGTTGGTATATCTCCAAAAAAGTTATTCCTGACGAGATGATTGATGCAGCTATTTTAGCTAGTGAAAAGTTTTATCGTGGTGAGCGAGATGTAAAACTTCCTTATAGTACTGGTTATAGCAACTGGAAGCCGGGAGACGGGGATGCTATTCGCAATAACGAATTTGTTTCTTTGCAAAATAATGTCTTACGACAGTTTGCACTTCAGCCAATTATTGGAGCAATTGCTGCTAGGCTAACTAGGAGTAAAAGTATTCGGCTATTTGAAGACCAGTTAGTTTATAAAGCTCCGCATGGTGAGGATGGCAAAGGAGTTGTTGGTTGGCATACAGATCATGCTTACTGCTCTACTTGCACTTCTAATAAGCTCCTAGCTGCCTGGATTCCTTTCCATGATTGTGACAAGTCTAGAGCGCCGCTAGTTGTTATTGATGGTAGCCACAAATGGTCTGGCAATGAACATTTGCGCTGCTTTAACCAGCAAAATCTCAAAGAAATAGAACAGAAATTTTCCCAAATAGGACAGAGAATTGTCGAAGTACCTATGACTTTAAAAAAAGGGCAAATTAGTTTTCATCACTGTAAAACAATTCATGGCAGCTATCATAACTACAGTGATTCATTTCGTTTAGCAATAGCTGTACATCTCCAAGATGATGACAACTGCTATCAAGTTTTTTGGAATCCCCAAGGCAAACGCATTCATCATTTTCTTGATTCTATATGTCACAAATTGCCCAACGGCGATCCTGATTACAGCGATCTGGAAATATTTCCTGTTTTGTGGTCGGCAGAAGATAGATAA